Proteins from one Thaumasiovibrio subtropicus genomic window:
- a CDS encoding YbaK/EbsC family protein, whose protein sequence is MYWYKNNDAIQEKVLTKGKNMSNELKASSSRVQECLSQYGHDFIVQQMPSTTRTAEEAASTIGCMVGQIAKSLVFIHAETGEPVLVIVSGLNRVCVDKVKANTGLTLKKASASFVREKIGFAIGGVPPVAHNNKVNTLLDNDLRQYKEVWAAAGTPNSVFKLNPEHLNELTKGQWIDLSQ, encoded by the coding sequence ATGTATTGGTATAAAAATAACGATGCCATTCAAGAAAAGGTGTTAACGAAAGGGAAAAATATGTCGAATGAATTGAAAGCGTCATCCTCAAGGGTACAAGAGTGTTTATCTCAATATGGTCATGATTTCATCGTACAGCAAATGCCAAGCACGACTCGAACTGCTGAAGAAGCCGCGAGCACTATCGGTTGTATGGTAGGGCAAATAGCAAAATCACTTGTTTTTATACATGCGGAGACAGGCGAACCAGTATTGGTCATCGTGTCAGGGCTTAATCGCGTGTGTGTAGATAAAGTCAAGGCAAATACAGGCCTTACCTTGAAAAAAGCAAGTGCATCTTTTGTTAGAGAAAAAATTGGCTTTGCGATTGGAGGCGTTCCGCCTGTTGCACACAATAATAAAGTGAATACCTTGCTTGATAACGACTTGCGACAATACAAAGAAGTATGGGCAGCGGCAGGCACTCCTAATTCGGTGTTTAAGCTCAACCCTGAACACCTCAATGAACTGACAAAGGGGCAGTGGATCGACTTATCTCAGTAG
- the hutH gene encoding histidine ammonia-lyase, whose protein sequence is MYELTLIPGELTLPQLRRVSREKTQLKLGANIAAQMKPSTDTVAELIDNGSVVYGINTGFGLLANTRIATEDLETLQRSIVLSHAAGIGTFMRDETVRLMMILKINSLACGFSGIRYEVVEALTTLINAEVYPCIPEKGSVGASGDLAPLAHMSTVLLGEGQARHKGEVISGAAALKIAGLTPITLGPKEGLALLNGTQASTAFALEGLFAAEDLYASATVCGALSVEAALGSRRPFDPRIHRARGHRTQMDAAMAYRHLLEQHSEIGDSHKGCEKVQDPYSLRCQPQVMGACLAQIRHAAEVLEVEANAVSDNPLVFPDDGDIISGGNFHAEPVAMAADNLALAIAEIGSLSERRMALLIDSNLSKLPPFLVNNGGVNSGFMIAQVTSAALASENKTLAHPASVDSLPTSANQEDHVSMATFAGRRLAEMADNTRGILAVELLSACQGIDFRAPNKSSVRLEQAKAELRSHVAFYDKDRYFAPDIAKADTLLKEASYNRLMPDNLLPSI, encoded by the coding sequence ATGTACGAACTGACCCTAATCCCTGGTGAATTGACTCTCCCTCAGCTACGCCGAGTGAGTCGCGAAAAGACCCAACTGAAACTAGGCGCCAACATCGCGGCACAAATGAAGCCGAGTACCGATACCGTCGCCGAGCTCATTGATAATGGCTCTGTTGTCTACGGTATCAATACGGGCTTTGGTCTACTTGCGAACACGCGTATTGCAACGGAAGATCTTGAGACCTTACAACGCAGTATCGTTCTCTCACACGCTGCGGGTATCGGCACATTTATGCGCGATGAAACCGTGCGCCTGATGATGATACTGAAGATCAACAGTTTAGCCTGCGGCTTTTCCGGCATTCGCTATGAAGTTGTCGAAGCATTGACAACGCTGATCAACGCCGAAGTCTATCCTTGCATACCAGAAAAAGGCTCTGTCGGTGCTTCAGGCGATCTCGCTCCCCTCGCCCATATGAGTACGGTACTACTCGGCGAGGGCCAAGCAAGGCATAAGGGAGAAGTCATATCCGGTGCCGCAGCGCTAAAAATCGCAGGACTAACGCCTATCACCCTTGGCCCCAAGGAAGGTCTAGCGCTTTTAAATGGGACACAAGCCTCAACGGCTTTCGCGCTCGAAGGGCTGTTTGCCGCCGAAGATCTCTATGCGTCGGCAACGGTATGCGGTGCACTTTCTGTCGAAGCCGCATTGGGAAGCCGCCGTCCCTTCGACCCACGAATTCATCGAGCACGAGGGCATCGTACCCAAATGGATGCCGCGATGGCTTATCGACATTTATTGGAGCAGCACAGTGAAATCGGCGATAGCCACAAAGGCTGTGAAAAAGTACAAGACCCATACTCACTTCGCTGTCAGCCTCAAGTGATGGGAGCATGCCTTGCCCAAATCCGCCACGCTGCGGAGGTGCTCGAAGTTGAAGCTAACGCCGTCTCTGACAACCCATTGGTCTTTCCTGATGATGGCGACATCATTTCTGGTGGTAACTTCCACGCAGAGCCAGTAGCGATGGCAGCAGACAACCTCGCCCTTGCCATTGCCGAGATAGGCTCGTTATCTGAACGCCGCATGGCGCTGCTTATTGACAGCAACCTTAGCAAGCTGCCACCTTTTCTCGTTAACAATGGCGGCGTAAACTCTGGTTTTATGATCGCCCAAGTCACCTCTGCCGCCTTGGCCAGTGAAAATAAGACCCTTGCCCACCCTGCCTCGGTAGATAGTCTGCCCACGTCTGCTAACCAAGAAGACCATGTCTCAATGGCAACTTTTGCAGGTCGCCGTTTAGCGGAGATGGCGGACAATACCCGGGGTATTCTTGCCGTCGAGCTCTTGTCAGCCTGTCAAGGCATCGATTTTAGAGCACCTAACAAAAGCAGTGTCCGCTTAGAGCAAGCGAAAGCCGAACTGAGAAGTCACGTCGCATTTTATGACAAAGACCGCTATTTTGCGCCTGACATCGCTAAAGCTGACACGCTACTCAAAGAGGCGAGCTATAACCGTTTGATGCCGGATAACCTCTTACCAAGCATTTAA
- a CDS encoding bifunctional 5,10-methylenetetrahydrofolate dehydrogenase/5,10-methenyltetrahydrofolate cyclohydrolase — MKAFISELYDEQLSELKQQIAEKELAVELTIVTVGDDPASKVYVRNKVRLFENLGLPCHHLVLPEDGTTQADLDGLAQSTSHPILFQLPLPNGLEAPDLPATIDVDGFGSEILGQLVLGQNAILPCTVQAVIDIIAAHRGDNAFSGTKVAVIGRSNIVGKPLAIELINRQSTVSSFNSRSDLASVDWHQFDVIVVATGLHGTLTSDQFCEGQLVVDVGINRVDGQLVGDIKHIDGAETKAAITPVPGGVGRLTCMNVLGNAVRLIANR; from the coding sequence ATGAAAGCCTTCATTAGTGAGCTCTATGACGAGCAACTATCTGAGCTTAAACAGCAAATTGCCGAAAAGGAATTGGCGGTAGAGTTAACGATCGTTACGGTTGGGGACGATCCGGCGAGTAAAGTGTATGTGCGAAATAAAGTCCGCTTGTTTGAAAATTTAGGTTTGCCTTGCCACCATCTCGTGTTGCCGGAAGATGGGACGACACAAGCAGATTTGGATGGGCTAGCGCAAAGCACATCACACCCTATTCTTTTTCAACTTCCGTTGCCAAATGGTTTAGAGGCGCCTGATTTGCCTGCCACAATCGATGTTGACGGCTTTGGCTCTGAGATTTTAGGGCAACTGGTACTTGGCCAAAATGCCATTCTCCCTTGTACCGTTCAAGCCGTCATTGACATCATTGCGGCGCATCGTGGTGACAACGCGTTCTCAGGCACCAAAGTTGCGGTGATTGGTCGCAGTAATATTGTTGGTAAGCCTCTCGCGATTGAACTGATCAATCGACAGTCAACGGTGTCGAGTTTCAACAGTCGGTCTGATTTAGCGTCTGTTGATTGGCATCAATTTGATGTGATTGTTGTCGCGACGGGATTACATGGGACGTTGACCAGCGACCAGTTCTGCGAAGGGCAGTTAGTGGTTGATGTTGGCATCAATCGCGTCGATGGACAGCTGGTCGGTGACATCAAACACATTGATGGGGCAGAGACTAAAGCCGCAATCACGCCTGTACCCGGTGGTGTAGGTCGTTTGACTTGCATGAATGTATTGGGGAATGCGGTAAGGCTGATCGCCAACCGCTAA
- the hutI gene encoding imidazolonepropionase: MDPDADEQGYQVVTDSWLHIADGKVQQIGTSEYAPKVKPGTPCIDAEGKLVTPGLIDAHTHLVFAGCRANEFEQRLNGVPYTEIAKQGGGILASVTATRNATEAELTALAIPRAKALARDGVTSIEIKSGYGLTLNDELKMLRVAKALQQHVHLHITTTLLAAHALPPEFAHSAEEYIEHICDEIIPAAANENLVDAVDVFCEKIAFSPAQMEKVFRTAHAHGLMVKGHTEQLSNLGGSALAAELGATSVDHLEYLDEAGVQALATHGTVATLLPGAFFFLRETQQPPIDLLRQYQVPMAIASDFNPGTSPYASLTLMMNMACTQFRLTPREALQGVTCHAAKALGQTHTGYIAKGMQADLAVWQATSPAQLSYQVGTSPLAFRVIKGVQHHGE; this comes from the coding sequence ATGGATCCCGACGCCGATGAACAGGGATATCAAGTCGTCACAGACAGTTGGCTACATATTGCCGACGGTAAGGTTCAGCAGATAGGCACGAGTGAATATGCGCCCAAGGTAAAACCAGGAACACCTTGTATTGATGCTGAGGGCAAGCTCGTCACCCCCGGACTGATCGATGCCCATACCCACCTTGTTTTCGCAGGATGTCGAGCAAATGAATTTGAGCAGCGTCTTAACGGCGTGCCTTATACTGAGATCGCCAAGCAAGGTGGCGGCATATTAGCTTCAGTAACGGCCACGCGTAACGCAACGGAGGCAGAGCTTACCGCCCTAGCGATCCCACGCGCCAAAGCACTAGCGCGTGACGGCGTCACAAGTATTGAGATTAAATCCGGTTATGGCCTAACACTCAACGACGAACTCAAAATGTTGCGTGTCGCTAAAGCGCTACAGCAACATGTCCACCTGCATATCACCACAACACTGCTCGCCGCCCATGCCCTTCCCCCCGAGTTTGCACACAGCGCTGAAGAATACATTGAGCACATTTGTGACGAGATAATTCCCGCCGCAGCCAATGAAAATTTGGTCGACGCTGTCGATGTTTTCTGTGAAAAAATCGCGTTCTCCCCTGCGCAAATGGAAAAAGTATTTAGAACAGCACACGCCCATGGTTTGATGGTCAAAGGGCACACAGAACAGCTTTCCAACCTTGGCGGTAGCGCACTTGCCGCTGAACTCGGTGCAACGTCAGTCGATCACCTTGAATATCTTGACGAGGCCGGCGTTCAAGCACTGGCAACTCATGGCACAGTGGCAACCTTGCTACCGGGTGCATTTTTCTTTCTGCGTGAAACGCAACAACCGCCTATCGATTTACTCCGCCAATATCAGGTCCCGATGGCCATCGCGAGTGATTTCAACCCCGGCACTTCACCCTATGCGTCACTCACCTTGATGATGAACATGGCATGCACACAATTTCGGTTAACACCGAGAGAAGCACTGCAAGGGGTCACCTGCCATGCCGCCAAAGCACTCGGCCAAACACATACTGGCTATATCGCCAAAGGCATGCAAGCGGACCTCGCCGTCTGGCAAGCAACCTCTCCTGCACAACTCAGCTATCAGGTCGGGACATCCCCTCTCGCCTTCCGAGTCATCAAAGGGGTACAACACCATGGAGAATAA
- the hutC gene encoding histidine utilization repressor, with protein sequence MTRAPRFQQIQDHIRERIQSQQWPPGYRVPTEAELCRLFEVSRMTVSKALRDLVNEGLLERTPRVGTFVSHPKAESPLMDIRNIADEVRARGQEYSSQVISVAQVLADEEAAIRLGVMHNSTIYESAIVHYADNQAIQYEHRWVNPQHVPEYAQQDFSTLTPNEYLSTVKPLSAVEHTVEAVLAPEEICQWLAISSHSPCLLLHRRTWSDQQLISAALLYHPGSRYKLTARNDGA encoded by the coding sequence ATTACTCGCGCGCCCCGCTTTCAGCAAATTCAAGATCACATTCGCGAACGCATTCAAAGTCAGCAATGGCCACCGGGATATCGCGTTCCAACCGAAGCTGAACTGTGCCGCCTTTTTGAGGTCAGCCGGATGACAGTAAGCAAAGCGTTGCGAGATCTCGTCAATGAGGGCCTACTCGAACGTACACCTCGTGTTGGCACCTTTGTCAGCCATCCTAAGGCAGAATCCCCGCTAATGGACATTCGTAATATTGCCGATGAAGTCAGAGCGCGCGGCCAAGAGTACAGTAGTCAGGTCATCTCTGTCGCACAAGTGCTTGCCGATGAAGAGGCCGCGATACGTCTTGGGGTGATGCATAACAGCACGATTTATGAGAGTGCGATTGTCCACTATGCTGACAATCAAGCAATTCAATATGAGCATCGCTGGGTTAACCCGCAGCACGTCCCCGAATACGCACAACAAGATTTCAGCACTCTCACGCCTAATGAATACCTTTCTACGGTTAAACCCCTCAGCGCCGTGGAACACACAGTCGAAGCCGTGTTAGCGCCAGAAGAGATTTGCCAATGGCTTGCTATCTCTTCACATTCCCCTTGCCTGCTATTACATCGTCGCACATGGAGTGACCAGCAGCTCATCTCGGCGGCGCTTCTCTATCATCCAGGCTCTCGCTATAAACTCACGGCTCGCAATGATGGCGCGTAA
- the cyoA gene encoding ubiquinol oxidase subunit II → MKARCNKPVALILLGVVSLILLGLLFSSNMVLFDPKGPIGEAQEALIITSVLLMAIIIVPVLFMSVYFPYKYRHSNKEAEYKPDWEHSTKIEIIVWTIPCLIILALGWITYKTSFSLDPRQELASEKPALTIQVVSMNWKWLFIYPEQQVATVNELALPVDRPVEFLVTSDTTMNSFFIPQLGSQVYAMAGMENRLHLMASEEGEYRGLSANYSGFGFTNMRFKAHAVSDEGFDQWIDTVKASQLELNDATYDALTANAKEQIKAPHPVTYYSSVDPLRFKDIIEKHSGVQNGL, encoded by the coding sequence ATGAAAGCAAGATGTAACAAACCAGTTGCATTGATATTGCTCGGGGTAGTATCGCTCATATTATTGGGCTTACTATTCAGTAGCAACATGGTGTTATTCGATCCGAAAGGCCCCATCGGGGAAGCGCAGGAAGCGCTCATCATCACCTCAGTGCTGCTTATGGCAATCATCATCGTACCTGTGCTGTTTATGTCGGTGTACTTTCCGTACAAATACCGCCACAGCAACAAAGAGGCTGAATACAAGCCTGATTGGGAGCACTCAACCAAAATTGAGATCATCGTATGGACGATTCCGTGCCTGATCATTCTAGCGTTGGGTTGGATTACTTATAAAACTTCCTTCTCCCTTGACCCTCGCCAAGAGCTTGCTTCAGAAAAGCCTGCACTGACTATCCAAGTTGTTTCCATGAACTGGAAATGGCTGTTCATCTATCCAGAGCAGCAAGTTGCAACAGTGAACGAGCTGGCGCTGCCAGTTGATCGCCCTGTTGAGTTCTTAGTGACCTCAGATACAACGATGAACTCATTCTTTATTCCACAACTCGGTAGCCAGGTCTATGCCATGGCCGGGATGGAAAACCGTCTTCATTTGATGGCCTCTGAAGAAGGTGAATACCGTGGATTATCAGCAAACTACAGTGGTTTTGGTTTCACCAATATGCGTTTTAAAGCTCACGCTGTGAGTGATGAAGGCTTCGACCAGTGGATTGACACGGTGAAAGCTTCTCAACTCGAACTCAACGACGCAACTTATGACGCGCTGACTGCTAACGCCAAAGAGCAGATTAAAGCGCCTCACCCGGTGACCTACTATTCATCGGTCGATCCGCTTCGATTCAAAGACATCATTGAAAAACACTCAGGAGTCCAAAATGGCTTATAA
- the hutG gene encoding formimidoylglutamase produces the protein MENKPTQPDLSVWQGREDPEDGAAGLRFHQAVKPPTDASGLSSTVDLIGFACEEGVRRNKGRLGAKQAPQRIRQALSNMAWHHSCVLRDLGDIACDSSSDATRDPLADAQTLLANSVAQSLNTGHFPIILGGGHEVAWGSYQGLASHLKAQHLQQPQLKAKHPKQQSTRKDSPPRIGIINFDAHFDLRPLVEGKGSSGTPFNQIAQYCEAQGWPFHYACIGVSRTSNTQTLFKRAEALNVTIIEDVDCANEQRLLQQILQFAAGCDALYLTVDLDVFPASQAPGVSAPAVLGVDYRIVESLIRTIAALRDAQGQRLLRLADIAEYNPTVDQDNQTARLAARLIWQLCATFNNNETSPS, from the coding sequence ATGGAGAATAAACCAACGCAGCCAGACTTATCCGTGTGGCAGGGGCGAGAAGATCCCGAAGATGGTGCAGCAGGACTCCGTTTTCATCAGGCCGTCAAGCCCCCAACAGACGCCAGCGGATTGTCATCGACAGTGGATTTAATCGGCTTTGCCTGTGAAGAAGGTGTCCGTCGCAATAAAGGGCGTTTAGGTGCGAAGCAAGCCCCTCAACGCATCAGACAAGCGCTCTCGAACATGGCTTGGCACCACAGCTGTGTGCTTCGCGATCTTGGTGACATTGCTTGTGATTCAAGCTCAGACGCGACCAGAGATCCACTCGCAGACGCACAGACTTTACTTGCCAATAGCGTGGCACAAAGCCTGAATACAGGGCACTTCCCTATCATACTAGGCGGAGGCCATGAAGTCGCTTGGGGTAGCTATCAGGGCCTCGCCTCTCATTTGAAAGCGCAGCATCTGCAACAACCACAACTTAAAGCAAAGCACCCCAAGCAGCAGAGCACGCGTAAAGATTCGCCACCGCGCATCGGTATTATCAACTTCGATGCGCATTTTGATCTTCGCCCGCTGGTGGAGGGAAAAGGCAGCTCTGGCACGCCATTCAACCAAATCGCCCAATATTGTGAGGCACAAGGCTGGCCTTTTCATTACGCCTGCATCGGGGTTAGCCGTACCAGCAATACCCAAACCTTGTTTAAACGCGCCGAAGCGTTGAACGTTACCATCATTGAAGATGTTGACTGCGCTAACGAACAGCGTCTATTGCAACAGATTCTTCAGTTTGCTGCTGGCTGTGATGCCCTATATCTCACCGTCGACCTTGATGTCTTTCCTGCATCTCAAGCGCCCGGCGTCAGTGCCCCAGCAGTGCTTGGCGTCGACTACCGCATCGTGGAATCATTGATCCGCACTATTGCTGCATTGAGAGATGCACAAGGACAACGACTACTACGCTTGGCTGATATCGCTGAATACAATCCAACCGTCGACCAAGATAATCAAACCGCTCGACTCGCAGCACGCCTCATTTGGCAACTGTGCGCGACTTTCAATAATAACGAAACATCACCCTCATAA
- a CDS encoding DOPA 4,5-dioxygenase family protein, which produces MKAAIVVDDGIDVAFVRRLAWPELNADTGDDLTDHTDYAYWLGDAVELDLRLFLAS; this is translated from the coding sequence TTGAAAGCGGCTATTGTAGTGGATGATGGGATTGATGTCGCCTTTGTCCGCAGGCTGGCGTGGCCTGAGCTAAATGCTGATACGGGTGATGATTTAACTGACCATACCGATTATGCCTACTGGCTAGGGGACGCTGTGGAGTTGGATTTACGTCTGTTTTTGGCTAGTTAA
- a CDS encoding nucleoside triphosphate pyrophosphohydrolase family protein — translation MQLSKLTTELYDQLYRDITEFRTTFDLPVAAPSTLDDKADQLHTSLAIEELTELAEADCKAERADAIVDTVYVLVGRLVHLGHNKMEENIAISYMIDLLLHVAANQNIDFLPCWNEVHSSNMSKVCRNQQEYADTEAHYAKQGVKLFSAVKGDYVIAKCAEDVTLEGKTIRQGKVLKSVYYRPADLVSLTQ, via the coding sequence ATGCAACTCAGCAAACTGACTACTGAACTTTATGATCAACTTTACCGCGACATCACTGAGTTTCGCACCACCTTTGATTTACCGGTTGCCGCGCCATCGACATTAGATGACAAGGCTGATCAGTTGCATACCTCGCTTGCCATTGAAGAACTCACCGAACTCGCCGAAGCAGATTGTAAAGCCGAGCGCGCGGATGCGATTGTTGATACCGTTTATGTACTTGTTGGCCGTCTTGTACACCTTGGCCATAACAAGATGGAAGAGAATATTGCGATCAGTTATATGATTGACCTACTCCTACACGTTGCGGCTAACCAAAATATTGACTTCTTACCGTGCTGGAATGAAGTCCACAGCAGTAACATGAGTAAAGTCTGCCGCAACCAACAAGAGTATGCGGATACCGAAGCGCACTATGCGAAACAAGGGGTAAAACTCTTCTCGGCAGTGAAAGGGGATTATGTGATAGCGAAATGTGCTGAAGACGTGACTTTAGAAGGCAAGACTATTCGCCAAGGTAAGGTGCTGAAGTCTGTCTACTATCGCCCGGCAGATTTAGTCTCTCTCACCCAGTAA
- the hutU gene encoding urocanate hydratase, protein MTDPRMDSDREIHAPTGTKLNAKSWLTEAPLRMLMNNLHPNVAEHPQSLVVYGGIGRAARDWACYDKIVETLKRLEDDETLLVQSGKPVGVFKTHADAPRVLIANSNLVPHWANWEHFNELDKKGLAMYGQMTAGSWIYIGSQGIVQGTYETFVAMAKQHFDGSAAGKWILTGGLGGMGGAQPLAGTMAGFSMIAVECDESRIDYRLRTGYVDKKATTLDDALAIIEEAKLTSTPVSVGLLGNAADIFAELVERNITPDVVTDQTSAHDPLNGYLPQGWSMEKAKLEREANPDAVVDAAKCSMAVQVRAMLTLQSRGAATVDYGNNIRQMALEKGVDNAFDFPGFVPAYIRPLFCEGIGPFRWAALSGDPEDIYKTDQKVKELIPDNPHLHNWLDMARERIQFQGLPARICWVGLKDRERLGQAFNDMVKNGELKAPVVIGRDHLDSGSVASPNRETEGMMDGSDAVSDWPLLNALLNTASGATWVSLHHGGGVGMGFSQHSGVVICCDGTEEASKRIGRVLKNDPATGVMRHADAGYDIAINCAKEEKLDLPLLDLPNTPRQ, encoded by the coding sequence ATGACCGACCCAAGAATGGACAGTGATCGCGAAATTCATGCCCCGACGGGCACCAAACTCAACGCAAAATCGTGGTTAACGGAAGCCCCGTTGCGGATGCTAATGAATAACCTCCACCCCAACGTCGCAGAACATCCGCAGTCACTTGTCGTCTATGGTGGTATCGGTCGTGCTGCACGTGATTGGGCATGCTATGACAAAATCGTTGAAACACTGAAACGCCTAGAAGACGACGAGACGTTACTCGTCCAGTCAGGCAAACCTGTCGGTGTGTTCAAAACCCATGCTGATGCCCCCCGCGTGCTCATCGCTAACTCAAACCTTGTTCCTCACTGGGCAAACTGGGAGCACTTTAATGAGTTAGACAAAAAAGGCCTCGCAATGTATGGCCAAATGACGGCAGGGAGTTGGATTTATATCGGCTCTCAAGGGATCGTCCAGGGCACCTACGAAACCTTCGTCGCGATGGCAAAGCAACACTTTGACGGCTCGGCGGCTGGCAAATGGATTCTAACAGGCGGGCTCGGCGGTATGGGTGGTGCTCAACCACTCGCGGGCACGATGGCTGGCTTTTCGATGATCGCTGTTGAATGCGACGAATCACGCATCGACTATCGCCTTCGCACTGGTTACGTCGATAAAAAGGCCACCACCCTCGACGATGCGCTTGCCATCATTGAAGAAGCCAAACTGACTAGCACACCCGTATCCGTCGGCCTACTCGGTAACGCCGCAGATATCTTTGCTGAGTTAGTCGAGCGCAATATCACGCCAGATGTGGTTACCGACCAAACCTCTGCCCATGATCCGCTCAATGGTTACTTACCTCAAGGTTGGAGCATGGAAAAAGCCAAGCTTGAACGTGAAGCGAACCCAGATGCCGTTGTTGACGCAGCGAAGTGTTCGATGGCCGTCCAAGTTCGCGCCATGCTTACATTGCAAAGCCGCGGCGCAGCCACGGTCGACTACGGAAATAACATTCGTCAAATGGCGCTAGAAAAGGGTGTAGATAACGCCTTTGATTTTCCTGGATTTGTGCCGGCATACATCCGACCGCTGTTCTGTGAAGGGATTGGGCCATTTAGATGGGCAGCGCTTTCTGGCGACCCAGAAGACATCTATAAAACAGACCAAAAAGTCAAAGAGCTCATCCCCGATAATCCGCACCTTCATAACTGGCTAGATATGGCCCGTGAACGCATTCAGTTTCAAGGACTGCCTGCGCGTATTTGCTGGGTCGGATTAAAAGATCGCGAACGCCTAGGCCAAGCCTTCAATGACATGGTCAAAAACGGCGAGTTGAAGGCACCGGTTGTCATTGGTCGAGATCACCTAGATTCCGGCTCTGTTGCCAGCCCGAACCGAGAGACAGAAGGCATGATGGATGGCTCTGATGCGGTCTCAGATTGGCCATTACTGAATGCACTATTAAACACCGCATCCGGCGCGACTTGGGTGTCACTTCACCATGGTGGCGGTGTCGGTATGGGCTTTTCGCAACATTCCGGCGTCGTTATCTGCTGTGATGGCACCGAAGAGGCATCAAAGCGTATTGGCCGAGTACTAAAAAATGACCCTGCCACCGGGGTGATGCGCCATGCTGATGCAGGCTACGACATCGCCATCAATTGTGCGAAGGAAGAGAAACTCGATCTCCCTTTGCTAGATCTACCCAACACACCGCGTCAATAA